A single region of the Salicibibacter cibi genome encodes:
- a CDS encoding UDP-N-acetylmuramoyl-L-alanyl-D-glutamate--2,6-diaminopimelate ligase, translating to MYLQECLAGLLAYTKTKTENPIITSVEMDSRLAQAGTLFVAIRGFTVDGHRYAREAVKKGAVAIVAEEDVNVDVPTIIVSDSKRALAQIANRFYHSPTHDLNIIGVTGTNGKTTTTHLLNQILQEDNRNTGLIGTLYTQYNDEVFEAKNTTPESLVLQQTFSEMKETGVTDVTMEVSSHALSLGRVRGTTFNIAVFTNLSVEHLDYHETMDDYKQAKGLLFSQLGNAYDQDLKVAIVNNDDPYARYMMDVTAAPVLTYGLRDGVDVRARDLHARPTGTFFTLVIGEASIELNLKMIGRFSVYNALAAAAAAYASGVSLSVIKQSLESAKPVPGRFEPVEEGQNFAVIVDYAHTPDSLDNILQTVRELTEQDVYVIVGCGGDRDRTKRPEMARIAAAYADEAIFTTDNPRSEDPRTILRDMEAGVEGQSFRTIVDRKEAIRYAVRKAKSKDVIVIAGKGHEPYQEVDGTYHTFDDRIEAKIAIHDRQKGEK from the coding sequence ATGTATTTGCAGGAATGCTTGGCGGGCTTGCTCGCATATACCAAAACGAAAACTGAAAATCCAATCATCACTTCCGTGGAAATGGATTCTCGCCTTGCACAAGCAGGCACATTATTTGTTGCCATTCGCGGCTTTACGGTCGATGGCCACCGGTATGCGCGAGAAGCTGTTAAAAAGGGGGCAGTCGCGATTGTTGCCGAGGAAGATGTGAACGTCGATGTTCCAACCATCATTGTATCTGACAGCAAACGGGCCCTTGCGCAAATCGCCAACCGTTTTTACCATAGCCCAACCCACGATCTAAACATCATAGGTGTCACCGGAACGAACGGGAAGACGACAACTACGCATCTATTGAATCAAATATTACAAGAGGACAATCGAAATACAGGCTTGATTGGTACCCTTTATACGCAATATAATGACGAAGTCTTCGAAGCCAAAAATACGACCCCGGAATCATTAGTGTTGCAACAAACCTTTTCGGAAATGAAGGAAACGGGCGTAACCGATGTGACGATGGAAGTCTCTTCGCACGCCCTATCCCTCGGCAGAGTTCGCGGAACGACGTTTAATATCGCTGTGTTTACCAATTTAAGTGTCGAACACCTGGATTATCATGAAACGATGGACGATTATAAACAGGCCAAGGGACTCTTGTTTTCACAACTTGGCAACGCTTATGATCAGGATTTGAAGGTGGCAATTGTCAATAACGACGATCCTTACGCCCGCTACATGATGGATGTAACCGCAGCGCCGGTCCTCACGTACGGCCTGCGGGACGGAGTGGATGTTCGTGCCCGTGATTTGCACGCGCGGCCGACGGGAACATTTTTTACGCTTGTAATAGGCGAAGCATCGATTGAATTAAACTTGAAAATGATCGGTCGTTTCAGCGTATATAATGCGTTGGCTGCAGCGGCGGCAGCATATGCGTCCGGGGTTTCCTTGTCGGTCATTAAACAGAGCCTGGAATCTGCGAAACCGGTCCCCGGGCGCTTTGAGCCGGTTGAAGAAGGGCAGAATTTCGCGGTGATTGTCGATTATGCCCATACGCCCGACAGCTTGGATAACATATTGCAAACGGTCCGGGAGCTGACAGAACAAGATGTCTACGTGATTGTCGGATGCGGTGGGGATCGGGACCGTACGAAACGACCCGAGATGGCAAGAATCGCTGCTGCATACGCGGATGAAGCGATTTTCACGACGGATAATCCACGCAGTGAAGACCCGCGAACCATTCTTCGGGATATGGAAGCAGGGGTGGAAGGCCAATCCTTCCGGACGATCGTGGACCGAAAAGAAGCCATTCGTTACGCTGTTCGTAAAGCAAAAAGCAAAGATGTCATCGTGATTGCCGGCAAAGGGCATGAGCCCTATCAAGAGGTCGACGGAACCTACCATACGTTCGACGATCGCATTGAAGCAAAGATAGCGATACACGACCGGCAGAAAGGTGAAAAATAG
- a CDS encoding stage V sporulation protein D, with the protein MSKITRTLVRRRLLLALLAGIALTLLLMARLGYVQFSLGGWLTEEAEESWSRDLPFEAERGEILDRHGEALATNVSAPSVLVVPRQIEDPVETSEQLADVLESDRQDVYEQITENSSMVRLTPFGRKIDQERASEVREQRLPGVYIVEDNKRHYPNGEYLSHVLGFAGIDNQGLTGIEKQYDERLQGESGHVSFFSDAQGQRLPDMADQYQAPQNGMDVRLTIDDQVQTIIERELDNAEASYNPDGALAIAMDPDNGEILGMASRPHYNPDDYQAVSPEIYDQNRPIWSTYEPGSTFKIITLAAALEENEVDLDEDTFNDPGYITVAGQRLNCWKKGGHGEQTYLEVVQNSCNPGFVSLGEKLGTETLFDYIDQFGFGERTGIDLEGEGTGILFDVENVGPLERSTTAFGQGVSVTPIQQVAAVAAAVNGGTLYQPFIAKDWLDPDDGVVLDSQTPMEKQQVISEEASAEVRRALEHVVAQGTGGGAFVDGYRVGGKTGTAQKAQGGRYLENNHIVSFIGFAPADDPEIVVYVAIDNPKETVQFGGVVAAPIVGNVIGDSLQAMGVPRREDQIEKELTWSDVPYLDVPDVTGLTLRELHDANYPLNLEISGEGEEIYRQSPAAGERVEEGSTLRLYMRDESD; encoded by the coding sequence ATGTCTAAAATAACGAGAACGCTCGTGCGCCGAAGGTTACTCTTGGCTTTGCTGGCTGGGATCGCGTTAACGCTGTTGCTCATGGCAAGGCTCGGCTACGTACAGTTTTCACTTGGCGGTTGGTTGACAGAAGAAGCTGAGGAATCATGGAGCAGGGATTTGCCTTTTGAAGCGGAGCGCGGAGAGATATTGGATCGACATGGCGAAGCGTTGGCAACGAATGTCAGTGCGCCATCGGTCCTCGTTGTTCCGAGACAGATCGAGGACCCGGTGGAAACATCTGAGCAACTCGCTGACGTTTTGGAAAGTGATCGGCAAGATGTATATGAGCAAATCACAGAGAACAGCTCGATGGTTCGATTGACCCCTTTCGGACGCAAGATTGATCAAGAACGCGCATCGGAAGTGCGGGAACAACGTTTGCCCGGCGTTTACATTGTCGAAGATAACAAACGCCACTATCCGAACGGCGAATACCTTTCCCACGTGTTGGGATTTGCCGGCATTGATAATCAAGGACTTACAGGCATCGAAAAACAATACGATGAACGCTTGCAAGGCGAAAGTGGACACGTTTCTTTTTTCTCTGATGCCCAAGGGCAACGGTTGCCGGATATGGCCGATCAATATCAAGCCCCGCAAAATGGCATGGATGTGCGGTTAACCATTGACGATCAAGTGCAAACGATTATCGAACGGGAGTTGGACAACGCTGAGGCCTCGTACAATCCGGACGGGGCGCTTGCCATTGCCATGGACCCTGACAATGGAGAAATCCTTGGGATGGCCAGCCGGCCACACTATAATCCGGATGATTACCAAGCGGTTTCCCCGGAGATTTATGATCAAAACCGTCCAATTTGGTCTACGTATGAACCGGGCTCTACGTTCAAGATTATTACCCTTGCGGCTGCCCTTGAAGAAAACGAAGTGGATCTCGACGAAGATACATTTAATGACCCCGGATACATTACAGTAGCCGGACAACGTTTGAATTGTTGGAAAAAAGGCGGGCATGGCGAACAAACGTATTTGGAAGTTGTGCAAAACTCTTGTAACCCCGGATTTGTATCGTTGGGAGAAAAGTTGGGAACAGAGACGTTGTTTGACTATATTGATCAGTTTGGCTTTGGGGAACGAACAGGCATTGACTTGGAAGGGGAAGGGACCGGCATCCTATTCGATGTAGAGAATGTGGGGCCGTTGGAACGTTCCACGACAGCATTTGGGCAGGGCGTGTCCGTGACTCCGATCCAACAAGTGGCCGCCGTTGCCGCAGCAGTAAACGGGGGGACCCTTTATCAGCCTTTTATCGCTAAAGATTGGCTCGATCCCGATGATGGCGTTGTTCTGGACAGCCAGACTCCAATGGAAAAACAGCAAGTAATATCCGAAGAAGCTTCGGCTGAAGTGCGACGGGCTTTGGAACATGTCGTTGCGCAAGGTACCGGCGGGGGAGCGTTCGTTGACGGATATCGTGTCGGCGGAAAGACAGGAACCGCCCAGAAAGCGCAAGGTGGGCGTTATTTGGAAAACAACCATATCGTTTCGTTCATTGGTTTCGCGCCGGCCGACGATCCTGAGATCGTCGTATATGTCGCTATCGATAATCCGAAAGAAACGGTACAATTCGGAGGAGTCGTAGCAGCGCCGATCGTCGGCAACGTCATTGGGGACAGTTTGCAGGCGATGGGTGTGCCGCGGCGAGAGGATCAAATCGAAAAGGAATTAACTTGGTCCGATGTCCCTTACTTGGACGTCCCTGATGTCACGGGATTGACATTAAGAGAATTGCATGATGCCAATTATCCACTGAACCTGGAAATTTCAGGAGAAGGGGAAGAAATTTACCGCCAATCCCCCGCTGCAGGCGAGAGAGTAGAAGAAGGCTCCACGCTTCGTCTGTACATGAGGGACGAAAGCGATTAA
- a CDS encoding penicillin-binding protein, protein MKRTTIISRAFLLFGLAAIIIAVLSGRFLFVQVSQEIDDVDLETLANERWTNDEPLQGERGNIYASNGDAIAEEVTSYSAFAVLQDGYEGAIDNPEETAETLAPYIDMEEERLAELLTSDQFQVELGAGARQLSFEEREEIEDLNLEGIHFRPEPMRYYPNQAFASHVLGYVDRGTGDAVMGLEAALDQELEGEGGSMSYQVARNGVPLPGSEEEISDAYDGNDVHLTLDSNIQLALEQAMTSVDDEYDPERMITVVANAKTGEILAMSNRPSFNPNDYEDITNHTNYAVSDHFEPGSTQKIFTMSAAIDSGEYDGDEEFESGTYDPGYDNTISDHNNGEGWGTISFDEAMERSSNVGFSKLVNEVMGADILYEYLDRFGFGEETGIELPNEAPGVISEGDLDAMYTAFGQSSAVTPMQQIQAITAIANDGQMMHPYIVDRIENENVNETVYESEPEIAGEPISEETAEEVKEQLLEVVYGENGTGGAFQVDDMTIAGKTGTAQIPSENGYLSGRDENIFSFLGMAPAEDPEIVAYVAVDRPDLSEDEPGTQPVSTIFNTVMQQSMQYLNLQPDESADLEEEGTSEAGGIELEDVTGDRSEPAAETVSEQNLEPFILGEGNRIESQYPFAGEDVIDGEKIFLVSDDRWDMPDMTGWSARDVVKFSTATGMNIEHSGTGYVRDQSLEPGSEVESTDSVSVEFAHPDEEDENDEEEEEEEEDEEETGEE, encoded by the coding sequence TTGAAGCGAACAACGATCATTTCCAGAGCATTTCTTCTTTTTGGGCTGGCAGCCATCATTATCGCAGTATTGAGCGGAAGGTTTTTGTTTGTACAAGTTTCCCAAGAAATCGACGACGTGGATTTAGAAACGCTTGCAAATGAACGGTGGACGAACGATGAGCCCTTGCAAGGAGAACGCGGCAACATTTATGCAAGCAACGGAGACGCCATCGCGGAAGAAGTAACCAGCTATAGTGCTTTTGCGGTTCTTCAAGATGGGTACGAAGGCGCCATTGACAATCCGGAAGAAACGGCGGAAACCCTTGCCCCTTATATTGATATGGAGGAAGAGCGCTTGGCCGAGCTTTTGACAAGCGATCAATTCCAAGTTGAACTAGGCGCAGGTGCACGCCAACTTAGTTTTGAAGAAAGAGAAGAAATCGAAGACTTAAATTTAGAAGGGATTCATTTTCGCCCCGAACCAATGCGCTATTACCCGAATCAAGCATTTGCCTCCCACGTGCTTGGCTACGTCGATCGGGGAACGGGAGATGCGGTTATGGGACTTGAAGCCGCCTTGGATCAAGAACTTGAAGGCGAAGGCGGTTCCATGAGTTACCAAGTTGCGCGGAATGGTGTTCCGCTTCCCGGCAGTGAGGAAGAAATAAGCGATGCCTACGATGGAAACGATGTCCACCTGACTTTGGATTCCAATATCCAACTGGCGTTGGAACAGGCGATGACCTCGGTCGATGATGAGTACGATCCGGAACGAATGATCACGGTTGTTGCAAACGCCAAGACGGGCGAAATTCTTGCTATGAGCAATCGTCCTTCCTTTAACCCAAACGATTATGAAGATATTACCAATCACACAAATTATGCCGTTTCCGACCATTTTGAACCCGGATCAACGCAGAAAATATTTACCATGTCCGCAGCCATCGATAGTGGGGAGTATGATGGCGATGAGGAGTTCGAATCCGGAACCTACGACCCCGGTTATGACAATACCATTAGCGATCATAATAACGGAGAAGGTTGGGGCACCATTTCGTTCGATGAGGCAATGGAGCGCTCTTCCAATGTTGGTTTTTCAAAACTCGTCAATGAAGTCATGGGTGCCGACATTTTATACGAATACCTTGACCGTTTCGGTTTTGGCGAAGAGACCGGTATTGAACTCCCCAATGAAGCGCCAGGCGTGATAAGTGAAGGGGACCTTGATGCCATGTATACCGCTTTTGGCCAATCGTCGGCGGTTACGCCAATGCAGCAAATCCAGGCGATTACGGCGATTGCAAATGACGGGCAGATGATGCATCCTTATATTGTGGATCGTATTGAGAATGAAAATGTCAATGAAACGGTCTATGAAAGTGAACCCGAGATTGCCGGGGAGCCGATTTCCGAAGAAACGGCAGAAGAAGTCAAGGAACAATTGTTGGAAGTGGTCTACGGAGAAAACGGTACCGGCGGTGCCTTTCAAGTAGATGATATGACGATCGCCGGAAAAACGGGGACGGCGCAAATCCCCTCGGAAAATGGTTATCTATCCGGGCGTGACGAAAACATATTTTCATTTTTGGGGATGGCCCCGGCCGAAGATCCTGAAATTGTCGCATACGTGGCCGTTGACCGGCCGGATTTATCGGAAGATGAGCCCGGTACACAGCCGGTTTCTACGATATTTAACACAGTAATGCAGCAAAGTATGCAATATTTAAATCTGCAGCCAGATGAATCGGCAGACCTTGAAGAAGAGGGAACGTCCGAAGCGGGCGGAATTGAATTGGAAGACGTGACGGGGGATCGTTCGGAACCAGCGGCTGAGACCGTGAGCGAACAAAATCTAGAGCCCTTTATACTGGGAGAGGGCAATCGAATTGAAAGTCAATACCCATTTGCCGGCGAGGACGTCATTGATGGAGAAAAAATCTTTCTCGTTAGCGACGACAGATGGGATATGCCTGACATGACAGGTTGGTCGGCCAGGGATGTCGTGAAATTCAGCACAGCGACAGGCATGAATATCGAGCACTCCGGCACCGGATATGTGAGGGATCAAAGCCTGGAACCGGGAAGTGAAGTCGAGAGCACGGACTCCGTCAGCGTGGAGTTTGCCCATCCTGATGAAGAAGACGAAAATGATGAAGAAGAGGAAGAAGAGGAAGAAGATGAAGAAGAAACAGGCGAAGAGTGA
- the ftsL gene encoding cell division protein FtsL, which produces MSQATQKQPAREEQRQVQTVRSQIEKKFTRGEKYLIALIAIVIVVTAVLMVSNYASMYGQEQDISQLQSELNQQQQHNEGLEHQVSELSDPERILEIAQENGMELNEDNVTVLQP; this is translated from the coding sequence ATGAGCCAGGCAACACAAAAACAACCGGCAAGAGAAGAGCAAAGACAAGTACAAACCGTTCGGAGTCAAATTGAAAAGAAATTTACCCGTGGCGAAAAATACTTAATAGCCTTGATCGCAATAGTGATTGTCGTTACTGCAGTGCTCATGGTCTCAAACTATGCAAGCATGTATGGGCAAGAACAGGATATCTCCCAACTCCAAAGTGAACTTAACCAACAGCAACAGCATAATGAAGGGCTTGAGCACCAAGTTTCGGAACTTAGTGATCCCGAGCGCATTTTGGAAATCGCCCAAGAAAATGGAATGGAGCTAAATGAAGATAATGTCACCGTCCTTCAGCCTTAA
- the rsmH gene encoding 16S rRNA (cytosine(1402)-N(4))-methyltransferase RsmH — translation MSQYSHETVLLQEAIAGLNIVETGTYVDCTYGRGGHSAEVLKQLNAYGHLYAFDSDQEAIEAGRERFWEEERVTFAHGNFRDAPAKLDTFGVERVNGVLFDLGVSSPQLDDKTRGFSYRGDEPLDMRMDRHQPLTAEEIVHTWPFESIVHILSRYGEEKFAKSIARAIETERGKTKITSTEQLAELVKQAIPAAARRSGGHPAKRTFQALRIAVNDELQAFEDALSAFVAKLELEGRMAVITFHSLEDAIAKRTLNTYCKTPELPSGLPVVPEHMKPTMKWINKKPIVPSREEIARNRRARSARLRIVEKIGERRA, via the coding sequence ATCAGCCAATACAGCCATGAAACCGTATTGTTACAGGAGGCGATTGCCGGGCTTAACATCGTCGAAACCGGCACCTATGTGGATTGTACGTATGGTCGTGGCGGCCACTCGGCGGAAGTCTTGAAACAGTTGAATGCGTACGGTCACCTGTATGCATTTGATTCGGACCAAGAAGCGATTGAGGCCGGTCGTGAACGTTTTTGGGAAGAAGAAAGGGTGACGTTTGCCCATGGAAACTTCCGTGATGCTCCCGCCAAACTGGATACATTCGGTGTGGAACGTGTGAATGGCGTACTGTTTGACCTTGGGGTCTCTTCCCCGCAACTGGATGATAAAACACGCGGCTTTAGTTACCGTGGCGATGAACCGCTCGATATGCGCATGGACAGGCATCAGCCCCTCACCGCCGAGGAAATTGTCCATACGTGGCCGTTTGAATCCATCGTGCATATCCTCTCTCGATACGGAGAAGAAAAATTCGCAAAATCCATCGCCCGTGCGATCGAAACGGAACGGGGAAAAACCAAAATCACTTCAACGGAACAATTAGCCGAGCTTGTCAAGCAGGCAATCCCTGCAGCAGCGCGAAGAAGCGGCGGACATCCGGCAAAACGAACGTTCCAAGCGCTTCGAATTGCCGTCAACGATGAACTGCAAGCATTTGAAGATGCGCTATCCGCATTCGTTGCCAAACTGGAATTAGAAGGGCGAATGGCCGTCATTACTTTCCATTCTTTAGAAGACGCCATTGCAAAACGAACGCTGAATACGTATTGCAAAACACCCGAACTTCCATCCGGACTTCCGGTCGTTCCCGAACATATGAAACCGACGATGAAGTGGATCAATAAAAAGCCAATTGTACCTTCACGTGAAGAGATTGCAAGAAATCGCCGGGCAAGATCGGCACGGTTGCGTATTGTTGAAAAAATTGGGGAGAGGAGGGCGTAA
- the mraZ gene encoding division/cell wall cluster transcriptional repressor MraZ: protein MFMGEYTHTIDQKGRLIIPSKFREELGDQFVITRGMDQCVFVYPKTEWEQLEQKLKTLPFTKKDARAFTRFFFSGAAEASFDKQGRVNIPSTLCQHAKLEKDCVVIGVSRRVEIWNQSMWEEYFAESQSSFSDIAESLEDLDL, encoded by the coding sequence ATGTTCATGGGAGAATACACACACACCATCGATCAAAAAGGCAGACTGATCATTCCTTCAAAATTTCGAGAAGAGTTGGGCGATCAGTTTGTGATCACAAGAGGGATGGACCAGTGTGTCTTTGTATACCCGAAAACTGAATGGGAGCAATTGGAACAGAAATTAAAAACGCTGCCCTTCACAAAAAAAGATGCGCGCGCATTTACACGCTTTTTCTTTTCCGGTGCCGCTGAAGCCAGTTTCGATAAACAAGGCAGGGTAAATATCCCTTCTACGCTTTGCCAGCATGCAAAATTGGAAAAGGATTGCGTCGTGATTGGCGTATCCCGACGTGTAGAGATTTGGAATCAATCAATGTGGGAAGAATACTTTGCGGAATCTCAAAGCTCCTTTAGTGATATTGCGGAATCGTTGGAAGACCTGGACTTGTGA
- the bshC gene encoding bacillithiol biosynthesis cysteine-adding enzyme BshC has protein sequence MTVESFPVQLQGWAHLYAQGDPTVRAFYDYPPFGEEERRCRELRDHGFKREQLRKALYDYHQKYEHREKALKQIDKLQDERSVVVVGGQQAGLLTGPIYTISKALTVLLKAEEEEKRLGIPVLPVFWIAGEDHDWEEVNHIFVHNQDGNVAKIKYDGHTHTGAPVSEQPIDLPAIHRWLHTVFLNYRETPYSRRLHDKLAHFAKKSSTVSDFFAEVMLWLFRKHGLVLIDPQQPRFRKLMTETWTRLIEENDHVREAFFTAKEKVEQVNGSPAFIEATQDHTHLFYSASGRREKLIAHPDGELSLHNGQYKMPRADWALEAKNHPEKFSANVYTRPLVQEMLLPVLTFVAGPGEAAYWSMVGPLFHHFGRNVPPVAPRAHHTYVDRKSGKTIDAENLSANKVANEGASAYADALEEKNRQLDTEKLFQKSLALAGEGQQMLANALYELAPSEERYADKNYQRMQQVLKDLQQRIEQKQLQSVKPRADNVRQLEKRLYPNEQPQERVLNIVQMLNEYGEERVLALFDQVKSETFRHQFFYL, from the coding sequence ATGACGGTAGAATCATTCCCCGTGCAACTTCAGGGGTGGGCCCATCTTTATGCGCAAGGGGACCCAACCGTTCGGGCGTTTTACGATTATCCTCCTTTTGGTGAGGAAGAGAGGCGCTGTCGTGAGTTGCGGGACCACGGTTTTAAACGTGAACAGTTGCGAAAAGCGCTGTACGATTATCATCAAAAATATGAACATCGCGAGAAAGCTTTGAAACAAATCGATAAACTGCAAGATGAACGAAGCGTTGTTGTGGTCGGCGGGCAACAGGCTGGTTTGCTGACGGGACCGATTTATACAATTTCCAAAGCGTTGACGGTTCTATTAAAAGCGGAAGAAGAAGAAAAGAGATTGGGAATCCCCGTTCTTCCGGTTTTTTGGATTGCCGGAGAAGACCACGATTGGGAAGAAGTCAATCACATTTTCGTTCACAACCAGGATGGGAATGTAGCAAAAATTAAATATGACGGGCACACGCATACCGGCGCCCCGGTTTCGGAACAGCCCATTGACCTTCCTGCTATCCATCGGTGGTTACATACCGTATTTCTCAACTACCGGGAAACTCCTTACTCGCGAAGGTTGCATGATAAACTGGCGCATTTCGCAAAAAAATCTTCCACCGTCTCCGATTTTTTTGCAGAAGTGATGCTTTGGCTATTCCGCAAACACGGGCTTGTGCTCATTGATCCGCAGCAACCCCGGTTTCGAAAGCTGATGACGGAAACTTGGACACGATTGATTGAGGAAAATGATCATGTAAGAGAAGCATTTTTCACCGCAAAAGAAAAGGTAGAACAAGTGAATGGATCCCCGGCATTCATCGAAGCGACGCAAGATCACACTCATTTATTCTATAGCGCGAGTGGCCGGAGGGAAAAACTAATCGCCCATCCGGATGGGGAACTATCGCTTCATAATGGTCAATATAAAATGCCGCGGGCGGATTGGGCGCTGGAAGCAAAAAACCATCCGGAAAAGTTTAGCGCAAATGTTTATACACGCCCGCTCGTCCAAGAAATGTTATTGCCGGTATTAACGTTCGTTGCCGGTCCGGGGGAAGCAGCTTATTGGTCTATGGTCGGCCCGCTTTTCCATCATTTCGGAAGGAATGTTCCGCCTGTTGCTCCTCGCGCCCACCATACGTATGTCGATCGCAAAAGCGGAAAGACGATTGATGCGGAGAATCTATCGGCGAACAAGGTGGCAAATGAAGGTGCGTCCGCGTATGCTGATGCCTTGGAAGAAAAAAACCGGCAGTTGGATACGGAAAAATTGTTCCAAAAAAGCCTCGCACTTGCCGGCGAAGGCCAGCAAATGCTCGCCAACGCTTTATACGAACTGGCGCCAAGTGAAGAAAGGTATGCAGATAAAAATTACCAAAGGATGCAGCAAGTGCTTAAGGATTTGCAACAGCGCATTGAACAAAAGCAATTGCAGAGTGTCAAGCCGAGAGCGGATAATGTCCGACAGTTGGAAAAACGCTTGTACCCAAATGAACAACCGCAGGAACGCGTGTTGAATATCGTGCAGATGCTTAACGAATATGGGGAAGAACGCGTGCTGGCCTTGTTTGATCAAGTGAAATCGGAGACGTTCCGCCACCAATTTTTCTATTTGTAA
- a CDS encoding RsfA family transcriptional regulator has product MTALRQDAWNEEEDLMLAEIVLKNIREGRTQLQAFEEVGKKLERTSAACGFRWNATIRKKYDEAVKIAKQQKKKQNNPEKKEAVSEDEPSPAPRKTEEEEGLRLEDIIVYLKNLDKDEKNIGSLKEALATEQEKSRALASEKEKVQQELERLRNDYKSFLSMLDKAREWQGEKE; this is encoded by the coding sequence ATGACTGCACTGAGGCAGGACGCATGGAATGAAGAGGAAGACTTAATGTTAGCGGAGATTGTACTCAAAAATATTCGTGAAGGGAGGACCCAATTACAAGCTTTCGAAGAAGTGGGAAAGAAGTTGGAACGGACCTCGGCGGCATGCGGGTTCCGCTGGAACGCGACGATCCGAAAAAAGTATGATGAGGCGGTGAAAATCGCAAAGCAGCAAAAGAAAAAACAAAATAATCCGGAAAAGAAAGAAGCGGTTTCGGAAGATGAGCCTTCGCCGGCGCCGAGGAAAACGGAAGAGGAAGAAGGCTTGCGGTTGGAAGACATCATCGTTTATTTGAAAAATCTGGATAAAGATGAAAAGAATATCGGGTCGTTAAAAGAAGCCCTTGCAACAGAACAAGAAAAAAGCCGGGCGCTAGCATCCGAAAAGGAAAAAGTGCAACAAGAACTGGAACGTTTGCGCAACGATTACAAATCGTTTTTATCAATGCTTGATAAGGCAAGGGAATGGCAAGGAGAAAAAGAGTGA
- the rpmF gene encoding 50S ribosomal protein L32, which translates to MAVPKRRTSKTVKRQRRTHFKLDVPGMVKCPECGELKRSHRVCKSCGTYKGEEVTKPKD; encoded by the coding sequence ATGGCCGTACCAAAAAGACGAACGTCAAAAACGGTAAAAAGACAGCGGAGAACGCATTTTAAATTGGATGTCCCGGGCATGGTGAAATGCCCGGAATGTGGGGAATTGAAACGTTCCCACCGTGTATGTAAATCATGCGGAACGTACAAAGGTGAAGAAGTGACCAAACCGAAAGATTAA
- a CDS encoding YceD family protein: MRWTIQQLLANSATGIEIDSHVDVSELVDRDKELIAIPNAHVTGHVEVENEHAHFHMTVRGTMILPDSNTLAETNVPFDIQVEESFRLDGFEPPEDDETVHAPENGYVDLLPYIKEHILLAIPMRVINREKKEGPAPQSGTDWNVVSSEVKDDLDAKDNVDPRLADLAKFFREED, translated from the coding sequence TTGCGCTGGACGATTCAACAATTATTGGCTAACAGTGCAACCGGCATTGAAATTGACAGTCACGTTGATGTAAGTGAACTTGTAGATCGGGATAAAGAATTAATAGCCATACCAAATGCTCATGTGACCGGTCATGTTGAAGTTGAAAACGAACACGCGCATTTTCATATGACTGTTCGGGGAACGATGATCTTGCCGGATTCCAACACATTGGCTGAAACTAATGTTCCTTTTGATATCCAAGTGGAAGAAAGTTTCCGACTTGATGGCTTTGAGCCCCCGGAAGACGATGAAACGGTGCATGCGCCGGAGAATGGGTATGTGGATCTGCTTCCATACATCAAGGAACATATTTTGTTGGCCATTCCCATGCGAGTGATAAACAGAGAGAAAAAAGAGGGACCGGCTCCGCAGTCCGGTACCGATTGGAACGTTGTAAGCAGTGAAGTAAAAGATGACTTGGATGCAAAAGACAACGTTGATCCTCGCTTGGCAGATTTGGCGAAATTCTTTAGAGAAGAGGATTGA